From a single Bacillus pumilus genomic region:
- a CDS encoding CitMHS family transporter, with product MLTFVGLLIILTIVVLLIWGKASPIVAMVMVPLIGAFIAGFGINDIQSFFEEGIIKVLPVATMFIFAILFFGILQDTGFFEPVIKALIKLTRGNVVTVAMGTALIGVIAHLDGAGATTFLLTVPALLPLYKKLHMSPYLLLLLIGTSAGLTNMVPWAGPTGRAASVLNMDPSELWVPLIPIQLIGVVLVLGMAFILGKREEKRIRVKIAANEIAAVQLEGADWDRAIQSISETGDAALKRYHLIWVNFILFIAVVVLLVLNVIPASYMFMIGLSLALLINYPKVDVQMERIKAHAPSALMMAAVIFSAGSFLGILEGTGMLKAIAVDSVQILPAFLLPFLHIIVGMFGVPLDMLTSTDAYYYALLPIVESITSEVGVSGTSAAYAMMIGNIIGTFVSPLAPAVWLAIGLAGVDMGKHIRYSFFWMWGFSIVLLIVAKLIGIV from the coding sequence ATGTTAACGTTTGTTGGATTATTGATTATTTTAACGATTGTTGTATTGCTGATTTGGGGGAAAGCAAGTCCAATTGTTGCCATGGTCATGGTGCCTTTAATCGGGGCATTCATCGCAGGATTTGGGATTAATGACATTCAATCATTCTTTGAAGAAGGGATTATCAAAGTACTGCCAGTGGCGACCATGTTTATCTTCGCCATTTTATTTTTTGGCATTTTACAAGATACAGGGTTCTTTGAACCTGTAATAAAAGCGCTCATTAAACTGACAAGGGGAAATGTTGTCACGGTTGCGATGGGGACAGCTCTAATAGGAGTCATCGCTCATTTAGACGGAGCAGGAGCGACGACGTTTTTATTAACTGTACCTGCACTGCTTCCACTTTATAAAAAATTACATATGAGTCCTTACTTATTGCTGTTATTGATCGGGACGAGTGCCGGCTTAACCAATATGGTGCCGTGGGCTGGCCCCACAGGACGGGCAGCAAGTGTGTTAAATATGGACCCATCTGAACTTTGGGTGCCACTCATTCCCATTCAGCTCATTGGGGTCGTTCTCGTATTAGGAATGGCATTTATTTTAGGGAAAAGGGAAGAAAAACGTATCCGGGTCAAAATCGCTGCAAACGAAATTGCTGCTGTTCAATTAGAAGGCGCAGATTGGGACCGGGCTATTCAATCCATTAGCGAGACAGGTGACGCCGCTTTAAAACGTTATCATCTAATTTGGGTGAATTTCATTCTGTTTATAGCCGTAGTTGTCCTTCTTGTGCTCAACGTGATTCCGGCTAGTTATATGTTTATGATTGGCCTTTCTCTAGCACTATTAATTAACTATCCGAAAGTGGATGTACAAATGGAGAGAATCAAGGCGCATGCACCTAGTGCACTCATGATGGCCGCCGTTATTTTCTCCGCAGGTTCATTTCTAGGAATTCTTGAAGGAACGGGCATGCTAAAAGCCATTGCTGTGGACAGCGTTCAGATTCTACCTGCTTTCCTGCTTCCATTTTTACATATCATTGTCGGGATGTTTGGGGTACCGCTGGATATGCTGACAAGTACAGACGCCTATTATTATGCCTTACTTCCAATTGTCGAATCGATTACATCTGAAGTTGGCGTGTCGGGCACTTCCGCGGCGTATGCCATGATGATCGGGAACATCATCGGAACCTTTGTCAGTCCACTCGCTCCAGCCGTTTGGCTTGCGATCGGTCTTGCAGGAGTCGATATGGGGAAACATATCCGCTATTCCTTCTTCTGGATGTGGGGATTCAGTATTGTCCTACTGATCGTTGCCAAACTGATTGGCATTGTTTAA
- a CDS encoding DUF4064 domain-containing protein: MIKRKGEKIMGIISIVLSVIGVGFGALMLSVDPSFYEEMNEVLQEEGSALPMETLEASVHAFGIQFMVVSGIAAVLAIVGLIFLKTDRRAVLSGILFLVSAVTLLIGTVGLAFVPMVLMFIVGLMSLIRKPKTDIHTSEYPS; the protein is encoded by the coding sequence ATGATTAAGCGTAAAGGTGAAAAAATTATGGGGATTATCAGTATTGTCCTCAGTGTCATTGGTGTTGGTTTTGGGGCATTAATGCTTTCCGTTGATCCATCATTTTATGAGGAAATGAATGAAGTGCTACAAGAGGAAGGCAGCGCATTGCCAATGGAAACACTTGAGGCTTCGGTGCATGCATTTGGTATTCAGTTCATGGTCGTTTCTGGAATTGCGGCGGTACTTGCCATTGTAGGTTTGATTTTCTTGAAAACAGACCGTCGTGCCGTGCTTTCAGGTATTCTTTTCTTAGTTTCTGCTGTGACTCTTTTAATTGGAACAGTTGGTCTTGCATTTGTTCCAATGGTTCTCATGTTTATCGTTGGATTGATGTCTCTTATTAGAAAACCGAAAACAGACATCCACACAAGTGAATATCCTTCATAA
- a CDS encoding ABC transporter permease subunit — protein MIRLIQNEWMKISYRIGTWIMVGLLVLGMIATLIFAVKTNNEDQASGDWKTELQSINKSKKQELKENDLGFYKRSLEKEIAINEYRIKHDLPPEGEFGKNAWTYVKINADLLQLVGVFVIIIAATIVSAEYKHGTIKLLLIRPPSRMKVLLSKYLTVQLYSLFLIAVLFFLSFILGAIFFGLNHDYVYLSYQNGEIIERSQLANMVSYYLAHCAMFVVLGTLSFAISTVFRSEAISIAISVLAYIVGASITSILMFFFDWAKYLLFANDPAQYFADTPTFIEGMSLGFSLTVLVIYWAIFLAIALIVFQKREVKTGS, from the coding sequence ATGATTCGCCTCATTCAAAACGAGTGGATGAAGATCAGTTATCGTATTGGAACTTGGATTATGGTTGGCCTTCTTGTTTTAGGTATGATTGCCACGCTGATCTTTGCAGTGAAAACAAATAACGAAGATCAAGCATCAGGTGATTGGAAGACTGAGCTGCAATCGATCAATAAATCAAAGAAGCAAGAATTGAAAGAGAATGATTTAGGATTTTATAAGAGATCTCTTGAAAAGGAAATAGCAATCAATGAGTATCGAATCAAACATGATTTGCCTCCTGAGGGGGAATTCGGTAAAAACGCATGGACTTATGTGAAGATCAATGCGGATTTGCTGCAGTTGGTTGGTGTATTTGTGATTATCATTGCAGCCACGATTGTCTCGGCTGAATATAAGCATGGTACAATTAAATTATTGTTAATTCGCCCGCCTTCAAGAATGAAGGTTCTCTTATCTAAATACTTAACCGTTCAACTTTACTCTCTATTTCTTATCGCGGTTCTATTTTTCCTATCATTTATCTTAGGTGCGATATTCTTTGGATTAAATCATGATTATGTGTATTTGTCCTATCAAAATGGTGAAATCATTGAACGATCTCAGCTTGCAAATATGGTTTCCTATTATTTAGCACATTGTGCTATGTTTGTTGTACTGGGGACACTTTCTTTTGCTATCTCAACGGTATTTAGAAGTGAGGCCATTTCTATTGCAATCAGTGTGTTAGCTTATATTGTTGGAGCATCCATTACAAGCATTTTGATGTTCTTCTTTGATTGGGCGAAATACTTATTGTTTGCCAACGATCCTGCACAATATTTTGCAGACACACCTACTTTTATCGAAGGCATGTCTCTAGGATTCTCACTAACAGTCCTAGTCATCTATTGGGCTATTTTCTTAGCCATTGCCTTAATTGTCTTCCAAAAACGAGAAGTGAAAACAGGCAGTTAA
- a CDS encoding ABC transporter ATP-binding protein: MILRQRRRGNVTNVLELHNVSRHIHGKKIVQDLSFSVQAGEVFGFLGPNGAGKTTTIRMMVGLSPITSGDILINGHSIQSSYQHAIQDVGAIIENPEMYNHLTARQNLVHFARMNGKVDEGRIDELLELVSLQHVKHKRVRTFSLGMKQRLGIAQALIHKPKLLILDEPTNGLDPEGIRMIRDYLRRLAKEEGLAVIVSSHLMSEMELMCDRFAIIQKGKLIAIEDQRAETNQDELVNYRMKVASGELEEAQKLIGAFEEGTTVREEEQYLFFSILEEKMPQLIRHLSEASIQLYEIKIEKQTLEDKFLSLTGKKEADV; the protein is encoded by the coding sequence ATGATACTTAGACAAAGAAGGAGAGGTAACGTGACGAACGTTTTAGAACTGCATAATGTATCTAGACATATTCACGGGAAAAAGATTGTTCAAGACTTGAGCTTTTCTGTCCAAGCGGGCGAAGTCTTTGGCTTCTTAGGACCAAACGGCGCAGGGAAAACAACCACCATTCGTATGATGGTCGGTCTTTCTCCTATTACATCTGGGGACATTCTGATTAATGGTCATAGTATTCAATCCTCTTATCAGCATGCCATTCAGGATGTTGGTGCCATTATTGAAAACCCAGAAATGTATAATCACTTAACAGCAAGACAAAATCTTGTTCACTTTGCCAGAATGAATGGGAAAGTGGATGAAGGGCGAATTGATGAGCTGCTAGAACTAGTCAGCTTACAGCACGTGAAACATAAGCGTGTCCGAACATTTTCATTAGGAATGAAGCAGCGTTTAGGCATTGCGCAGGCTCTTATACATAAACCAAAACTACTGATATTAGATGAGCCGACCAATGGACTTGATCCTGAGGGAATTCGCATGATACGAGATTACTTGAGAAGGCTTGCGAAGGAAGAAGGGCTAGCTGTCATTGTTTCAAGTCACCTCATGTCAGAAATGGAATTGATGTGTGATCGTTTTGCGATTATCCAAAAAGGAAAGCTGATTGCGATTGAGGATCAGCGTGCAGAGACGAATCAGGATGAATTGGTCAATTATCGAATGAAGGTCGCATCTGGTGAGCTGGAAGAAGCGCAGAAGCTCATTGGTGCATTTGAGGAAGGCACGACTGTAAGAGAAGAGGAGCAGTATTTATTCTTCTCCATCCTAGAAGAGAAAATGCCACAATTGATTCGTCATTTGAGTGAGGCTTCTATTCAGTTGTACGAAATCAAAATAGAAAAACAAACCTTAGAAGATAAGTTCTTAAGCTTAACAGGTAAAAAGGAGGCAGACGTATGA
- a CDS encoding zinc ribbon domain-containing protein YjdM: MSNLPNCPSCSSTYTYEDGSLLVCPECAHEWSLEQEQAAEEQLVVKDANGNLLSDGDTVSVIKDLKVKGSSSVLKIGTKVKGIRLVEGDHNIDCKIPSFGAMKLKSEFVKKI; this comes from the coding sequence ATGTCTAATCTACCAAATTGTCCTTCATGCAGTTCAACGTATACTTATGAGGATGGCAGTCTGCTAGTTTGTCCTGAATGTGCGCATGAATGGTCACTTGAACAAGAACAAGCGGCAGAGGAGCAGCTTGTGGTCAAAGATGCGAATGGAAATCTGTTAAGTGATGGGGATACGGTCTCTGTCATTAAAGATTTAAAAGTAAAAGGTTCTTCTTCCGTTTTAAAAATAGGGACGAAGGTCAAAGGTATTCGTTTAGTGGAAGGCGATCATAACATTGATTGTAAAATTCCTAGCTTTGGCGCAATGAAGTTAAAATCAGAGTTTGTGAAAAAGATATAA
- a CDS encoding glycerate kinase: protein MKIVIAPDSFKESLSAYETACAIERGFHAILPNAEYIKLPMADGGEGTVQSLVDATGGHVVNQVVTGPLGEPVDAFFGMLGDGDTAVIEMAAASGLHLVPLERRNPLFTTSRGTGELMLAALDRGAKHVIIGLGGSATNDGGVGMMQGLGAAFLDQAGQELSPGGGALHQLASIDLSGLDPRLQSVRLEAACDVDNPLTGERGASAVFGPQKGADEEMVQVLDKNLAHFAQIAEKQFNVSFEGAAGAGAAGGLGASLLGFLHADLQRGIDIVLKAVQFEEVIKEADLVITGEGRIDKQTIYGKTPIGVAKAAKQYHLPVIGIAGSLSKDSAVVHEHGIDALFSIVPGVTSLSEAMRDGAIHVERTARNIAAIISIGRNK from the coding sequence ATGAAAATTGTGATCGCACCAGATTCATTTAAAGAAAGTTTATCTGCATATGAGACTGCATGTGCCATTGAACGAGGATTTCATGCGATTTTGCCAAACGCTGAATATATCAAACTTCCCATGGCAGATGGAGGCGAGGGGACCGTTCAATCGCTGGTTGATGCGACGGGCGGTCATGTTGTCAATCAAGTGGTTACAGGTCCGCTTGGTGAACCCGTAGATGCTTTTTTTGGCATGTTAGGAGACGGTGACACGGCGGTCATAGAGATGGCTGCAGCCTCTGGGTTACACCTTGTTCCGCTAGAAAGACGCAATCCGCTATTCACGACATCGAGAGGAACAGGGGAATTAATGCTTGCGGCACTGGATCGAGGAGCAAAGCATGTCATCATTGGGCTTGGCGGAAGTGCAACCAATGATGGCGGTGTTGGAATGATGCAAGGATTAGGTGCGGCTTTCCTTGATCAAGCAGGACAGGAGCTATCGCCAGGCGGTGGGGCCCTTCATCAATTAGCTTCCATTGATCTATCTGGACTTGACCCAAGACTACAATCCGTTCGGCTGGAGGCAGCTTGTGATGTGGATAATCCTTTAACAGGTGAGAGAGGAGCGTCTGCTGTATTCGGTCCTCAAAAGGGTGCTGATGAAGAAATGGTTCAAGTGTTAGACAAGAACTTAGCTCATTTTGCACAAATAGCAGAAAAGCAGTTCAATGTATCCTTTGAGGGGGCAGCGGGAGCAGGAGCGGCAGGAGGACTTGGTGCGAGTTTATTAGGCTTTTTACACGCCGATTTGCAAAGAGGAATTGATATTGTGCTGAAAGCTGTTCAGTTTGAGGAGGTCATCAAGGAGGCTGACCTTGTCATTACTGGGGAGGGCCGGATTGACAAGCAGACTATTTATGGAAAAACCCCAATCGGCGTAGCCAAAGCAGCAAAGCAGTATCACCTGCCTGTGATTGGCATCGCGGGCTCCCTCTCAAAGGATAGTGCAGTCGTACATGAGCATGGCATTGATGCACTTTTTAGTATCGTTCCAGGTGTGACTTCTCTTTCTGAGGCGATGAGAGATGGGGCTATTCATGTAGAGAGAACCGCTCGAAATATTGCGGCTATTATATCAATTGGAAGAAATAAGTAA
- a CDS encoding GntP family permease, translating to MNGDVTVSTLGAIMALVIAIVLILKKVSPAYGMLVGAFIGGLIGGVDIAQTVNVMMEGAKGMIPAVLRIMAAGVLAGVLIESGAALSIAEAIVKKLGEARALLALALATMILTTVGVFVDVAVITVAPIALAIAKRAKLSKTGILLAMIGGGKAGNIMSPNPNAIAASDAFGVPLTSVMAAGIIPAVFGLAVTYVLAKKLAKKGSPVLEEGVNQNKVQVPAFLPAVIGPLVTILLLALRPLFQINIDPMVALPVGGIVGALFMKKGKLINDYAMSGLNKMSGVAIMLLGTGTLAGIVSNSSLKDVLIQALDASGLPPYLLAPASGIFMSAATASTTAGTAVASGVFSGTLIGLGVSALSGAAMIHAGATVLDHMPHGSFFHATAGSVQMDIKERLKLMPFESLIGLTLTVVSTIIFGVFQLFG from the coding sequence ATGAATGGAGATGTGACTGTAAGTACACTGGGAGCCATTATGGCGCTAGTCATTGCAATTGTTCTTATTCTAAAAAAAGTATCACCAGCGTATGGCATGCTGGTAGGTGCATTTATAGGTGGTTTAATTGGCGGAGTAGATATTGCTCAGACCGTCAATGTCATGATGGAAGGTGCTAAGGGCATGATTCCCGCTGTCCTTAGAATTATGGCGGCAGGTGTACTGGCTGGCGTTTTAATTGAGTCGGGTGCAGCTTTATCTATTGCCGAGGCTATCGTGAAAAAGCTTGGAGAGGCGAGGGCGTTGTTAGCACTGGCACTGGCAACCATGATTTTAACGACAGTGGGCGTTTTTGTAGATGTTGCCGTTATCACGGTAGCACCTATTGCACTTGCCATTGCCAAACGGGCAAAGCTGTCAAAAACGGGGATTCTACTTGCCATGATTGGAGGCGGAAAGGCAGGAAATATCATGTCACCGAATCCGAATGCTATTGCCGCTTCTGATGCATTTGGTGTACCACTTACTTCAGTGATGGCAGCAGGTATTATTCCAGCTGTATTTGGGTTAGCTGTCACATACGTTTTAGCTAAAAAGCTCGCGAAGAAAGGGTCACCTGTACTTGAAGAAGGAGTCAATCAAAACAAGGTTCAAGTACCTGCCTTTTTACCAGCTGTGATCGGTCCGCTTGTTACCATTCTATTATTGGCCCTAAGACCGCTGTTTCAAATCAATATAGATCCAATGGTTGCCTTACCTGTTGGGGGTATTGTAGGCGCTCTTTTCATGAAAAAAGGGAAATTGATCAATGATTATGCGATGTCCGGGCTGAACAAAATGTCAGGTGTTGCAATTATGTTATTAGGAACAGGTACACTAGCAGGAATCGTTTCGAATTCTTCCTTAAAAGATGTGTTGATTCAAGCACTTGATGCATCGGGATTACCTCCGTATTTACTTGCACCAGCTTCAGGGATTTTTATGTCAGCAGCCACCGCTTCGACAACAGCTGGAACGGCGGTAGCGAGTGGTGTATTTAGCGGCACATTAATTGGTCTTGGCGTATCTGCTCTTTCAGGGGCAGCGATGATTCATGCTGGCGCAACAGTGCTAGATCATATGCCGCACGGGAGCTTTTTCCATGCAACAGCGGGAAGTGTTCAAATGGACATCAAAGAGCGGTTGAAACTCATGCCTTTTGAATCGTTAATTGGTTTGACATTAACCGTTGTATCGACCATTATTTTCGGCGTTTTCCAGCTGTTTGGCTGA
- a CDS encoding CdaR family transcriptional regulator: protein MQFLTTELAQEMVERTMRILQKNINVMNADGVIIGSGERNRIGQKHDGARLVLTSGDSVEIDQETSLRLEGVRPGINLPICFHEQVVGVIGITGEPEDIRHHAELVKMAAELVLEQSFLLERVQWRQRIESEIVNQLISDSDIGDHQLKNRTAWLGMELDKPRTAIVFQPVPSSEDAVHKMIHAIQYDKNSDDLLGMTFRHELVLLRQPILDHCLKHEAGQLKRTMERAIEGQVLVGVGTVADDISRLPLSFEHARDAIRLGKILGPEEGVYFFESYQLESLFMMAGAAEENRRWTDFYKPLIQEAELTHTLKIYIEEGGDLQRIVDRLYIHRNTLRYRLDKIQTLTGKDPRHVKQLMELYLAQLMSQFD from the coding sequence ATGCAATTTTTAACCACTGAATTGGCCCAAGAAATGGTTGAACGAACGATGCGTATTTTACAGAAAAACATCAATGTAATGAATGCAGATGGTGTCATCATTGGTTCTGGTGAACGAAACAGGATTGGACAGAAACACGATGGTGCACGACTTGTGCTGACAAGCGGGGACAGTGTGGAAATTGATCAAGAGACTTCCTTGCGGTTAGAAGGAGTGAGACCGGGAATCAATTTGCCTATTTGCTTTCATGAACAAGTAGTTGGTGTGATTGGCATTACTGGTGAGCCAGAGGACATTCGGCATCATGCCGAGTTGGTGAAAATGGCAGCTGAGCTGGTGTTAGAGCAATCTTTTCTGCTTGAACGGGTTCAGTGGCGGCAGCGAATAGAAAGTGAAATTGTCAATCAGTTGATTTCTGATTCTGACATCGGTGATCATCAGTTAAAGAATCGAACTGCATGGTTGGGCATGGAGTTAGATAAGCCCCGGACGGCCATCGTTTTTCAGCCAGTTCCATCCTCAGAGGACGCTGTGCATAAAATGATACATGCAATTCAATACGATAAAAATTCGGATGACTTGCTAGGCATGACTTTTCGTCATGAATTGGTTCTTTTAAGGCAGCCGATTCTTGATCATTGTTTAAAGCATGAGGCAGGGCAGCTGAAAAGAACAATGGAAAGAGCAATAGAAGGCCAGGTGCTGGTGGGGGTAGGGACTGTCGCTGATGACATAAGCCGGCTGCCATTGTCTTTTGAGCATGCGAGAGATGCGATAAGGCTTGGGAAAATTCTTGGCCCTGAGGAGGGTGTTTATTTTTTTGAATCTTATCAGCTGGAAAGCCTATTCATGATGGCGGGAGCTGCTGAAGAAAACAGGAGATGGACTGATTTTTACAAGCCATTAATACAAGAGGCGGAGCTTACCCATACATTGAAGATTTATATTGAAGAGGGCGGTGATTTACAAAGAATTGTTGATCGTTTATATATTCACAGGAACACATTGCGATATCGTTTAGACAAAATTCAAACATTAACCGGAAAAGATCCCCGTCATGTGAAACAGTTAATGGAACTTTATTTGGCACAGTTGATGAGTCAGTTCGATTGA
- a CDS encoding TetR/AcrR family transcriptional regulator produces MRTVKHPEERKNDILNAAEELFSTKGYQQTTIIDILKAVGIAKGTFYYYFTSKEEVMDAIIDRIIKADIIVAKRIAAEPDLPVVAKLFRIIMAQSPQQGSNKQGMIEQFHQPSNAEMHQKSLIKAIKELSPILADVIQQGVENGTFKTNYPQETVEFLLASAQVIFDEGLFQWTAEESMQRALAFIDILESSLQAEKGSFSFLLKRLSGETDEHNQ; encoded by the coding sequence ATGAGAACCGTTAAACATCCTGAAGAACGTAAAAATGACATCTTAAACGCAGCCGAAGAACTTTTTTCTACCAAAGGCTATCAGCAAACCACAATTATTGACATATTAAAAGCCGTTGGGATTGCAAAAGGCACCTTCTATTATTACTTTACATCCAAAGAAGAAGTGATGGATGCCATTATCGACAGGATCATCAAAGCAGATATCATTGTGGCAAAGCGTATCGCAGCTGAGCCAGACCTTCCAGTGGTCGCCAAACTATTTCGTATCATCATGGCGCAATCGCCACAGCAAGGAAGCAATAAACAGGGCATGATTGAACAATTTCACCAACCTTCTAATGCAGAAATGCACCAAAAAAGCTTAATCAAAGCGATTAAAGAACTCTCACCCATTTTAGCTGACGTCATCCAGCAAGGGGTTGAAAACGGGACATTCAAAACGAATTACCCGCAAGAAACGGTGGAATTCCTTCTTGCTTCTGCACAGGTCATATTTGATGAAGGTCTTTTTCAATGGACAGCTGAAGAAAGCATGCAGCGCGCTCTAGCTTTTATCGACATCCTCGAATCCTCATTACAAGCAGAAAAGGGAAGCTTCTCTTTTCTCCTCAAACGATTAAGTGGTGAGACGGATGAACACAATCAGTGA
- a CDS encoding MFS transporter produces the protein MSLLAKRGSSHFVYLVLGQIISIFGSSLIRFVLSLHVLDMTQRVDLYALLFALSNVPLLLSPLAGAIADRFNRRNLMILFDVLTGILILSFYFWLFSGNDSLYMIGAVMVLLGVMSTFYAPAVMSSIPQLVKQEQLEQANGIVNGVQALSGVLAPIIGGILYGLIGSQSIIGASAIVFFLSACMLLRLNISFTPSPLTENMGKVLVKDMKQGFSYIGSQPFLKKSMLLAAMLNFILTPFFIVGGPIILRVTMKSSDIMYGIGMGLIEFAVIAGALLVGLVAKRWRIPTLYRWLLVIAIILLPVAFSTSKTALQFGTYPAYFLFLAGCLPIAMLLTMISIVVISHVQKKTPNRQLGKVMANLTMVSQCAAPLGQMMYGFLFNTFSATMYVTVLIVSAFMFVLAYLTKNMLQHEGESAS, from the coding sequence GTGTCTTTATTAGCCAAAAGAGGTTCATCCCATTTTGTTTACCTCGTGCTCGGACAGATTATTTCCATTTTTGGGTCTTCCTTAATTCGGTTTGTTCTATCTTTACACGTGCTGGATATGACCCAGCGTGTTGACTTATATGCCCTACTATTCGCTTTATCTAATGTTCCCCTCCTTCTTTCTCCCTTAGCAGGCGCAATCGCTGACCGATTTAACAGAAGGAACTTGATGATTTTATTTGATGTTCTTACTGGCATCTTGATTTTGTCCTTTTATTTCTGGTTATTCTCAGGAAATGATTCACTCTACATGATCGGGGCTGTCATGGTACTGCTTGGCGTGATGAGTACGTTCTATGCTCCCGCTGTGATGTCCAGTATTCCACAGTTAGTAAAACAAGAGCAATTAGAACAAGCAAACGGAATCGTCAATGGCGTGCAGGCACTTTCAGGCGTTCTCGCTCCTATTATCGGCGGCATTCTATACGGACTGATTGGAAGTCAATCCATCATAGGTGCCAGTGCTATCGTGTTTTTTCTATCAGCTTGCATGCTTTTGCGATTAAACATATCCTTCACACCTAGCCCGCTAACAGAAAATATGGGCAAAGTGCTCGTAAAAGATATGAAACAAGGATTTTCCTATATTGGCAGCCAGCCATTTTTAAAAAAATCCATGCTGCTTGCTGCCATGCTAAATTTCATTCTCACACCATTTTTTATCGTAGGGGGACCTATCATTTTAAGGGTCACAATGAAAAGCAGTGACATCATGTACGGAATCGGCATGGGCTTGATTGAGTTCGCTGTCATCGCAGGTGCCCTGCTAGTCGGACTTGTAGCGAAGCGTTGGCGCATCCCTACTCTATATCGCTGGCTGCTCGTCATCGCAATCATATTGCTTCCTGTCGCGTTCTCAACGTCTAAAACAGCTCTTCAATTTGGCACTTACCCAGCTTATTTTCTCTTTCTAGCAGGATGTCTTCCAATTGCTATGCTGCTTACAATGATCTCAATCGTTGTAATTTCACATGTTCAAAAGAAGACGCCAAATCGTCAATTAGGAAAAGTGATGGCCAATCTGACAATGGTTTCTCAATGTGCTGCCCCGCTTGGTCAAATGATGTATGGATTCTTGTTCAATACATTTTCAGCCACCATGTATGTGACGGTGCTAATCGTTAGTGCTTTCATGTTTGTTCTTGCCTACTTAACAAAAAACATGCTTCAGCATGAAGGAGAATCAGCCTCATGA